The Ignavibacteriales bacterium genome includes a window with the following:
- a CDS encoding T9SS type A sorting domain-containing protein, translating to MNIKQVSCIVHCSLSKIFFLLIFSTQLVFTQTHISPSNRHKEDRYPSSKNNSTIECQSYSQPIQKNDGSQGLIKTNNIISSANSLPLPPKVYPSNGATNIPLIPEFVVLTVNGADTYGLQISTDSNFYQIIAESYQRFGYKTTANDTVYLAAAILSPNSYKGNTTYYWRTRAYLFDGSDTSPWSSPFSYRTKPDGPAISSPNLLLPSYASTLSWINVPFVWDNVSNATHYQVQYSTDANFNGFTYWWPPGTQTSLYFGLKPKQAYYWRVVAYTDFSISQFSATYMFYTGNLAVLSEPTQSFDDGSGLDNYDNNLDLSWLISPTDAQKIVLSFSSFRTEKNYDFVTIYDGSTTASPVLGKFSGSAIPNSIISSGGTMLVRFTSDGFVADSGWGASYYSLSGDKLFPSLTLSTGSLFTGNSLTLYVKHMTNGGVVKLTLSSPDTTISSTVLANTQGSASTTFYIPIDAAEGTYVASALDISSDRSAPNKYLNVQRSQAVPAILWASSIADTIFSNQKFYLQWTDLMTIGAPYTTDGATRKYAYRIQLSSNDGLSWSQIKTINGGGRVNDRIMMSTDVSIQNPGRYQFRIVDSLMASRSLISNKINIVTPPSNAIDLALAWDYSYTSPIINAPLGVAADGVSRLYMIASLSKSASKVQITLSDEFGDTDVRKIGKVMDATTTDQFSDEANNAISTSASQSRPINGNQYWFWYVAPDDFVGNNTSNQNASEKTVWLTVNALLTDGTNISKKMPIKVVRPPLLFIHGLGGSSSTWSNFGYDYQGAKQLFINDNRFLVKSAPSIINNAGFNVGSIWIKNRCVQLIRSMRELGYSSNQVMYVSHSMGGNYLRAFVENPSYSTPTNYSKGYVNRAILLDCPNDGSPLANLLSAEIIPFINQNIYARDLIKTWYLFDPSIAVNRMSAAFLQFNGDWPNLNYISPTDAILDLRTILQGGHVFAKTNVPAHLVAGDFFAGIQGWPDVPPELWSAITNGQDFLELMDKLSDILVVIYPPAGAAAKETTDLALRTMLILDYALKAYSTTSFLLDSDIMVSIQSQLAGLETNAANVSVFDNVIHWGDWSNSVTSRLDVGDLVSNLLNINSNSNTFGSIPTNSTFAKILASQGSGTSASVRFGVKTTGLRIVSLSDTTNLLVDSTLNIHFSLQDTAGLQYVKLFFQGKSYISYDRAFDQGFTIQVSGTYLNDQPLEILSVYRSGDSTYWSYDKRLMKVNTLSQVSNFYARPKVVEIPVGQRFSPEYLAVYSTFLSKVSSNSSDLHISIQNPSVLSLNSGTNMFTGKSKGETSVIIAYKGLTDTMFFAVDDSAVITGVPHIGDVQLPTHFSLNQNYPNPFNPSTSISYDLPVSGRVALEIYDLLGRKVKIIVDEWQQAGAYTAHINMNGFSSGVYFFRIKFQEYIAVRKMLLLK from the coding sequence ATGAACATTAAACAAGTTTCTTGCATAGTGCATTGCTCACTTTCGAAAATATTCTTTCTCCTCATTTTTTCTACTCAATTGGTCTTTACGCAGACCCACATTTCCCCATCGAACAGACATAAGGAAGACCGTTACCCATCAAGTAAAAATAATTCAACGATTGAATGCCAATCTTATTCCCAGCCCATTCAGAAAAACGATGGTTCGCAAGGGTTAATAAAAACAAACAATATCATAAGTTCCGCAAACAGCTTACCCTTACCGCCAAAGGTTTATCCGTCAAATGGGGCGACAAATATTCCCTTGATTCCAGAATTTGTAGTCTTAACCGTTAATGGTGCGGATACGTATGGATTACAGATATCCACAGATTCGAATTTCTACCAAATCATAGCTGAATCCTACCAGAGATTTGGATACAAGACGACTGCAAATGATACAGTATATTTAGCTGCTGCAATTCTCTCGCCAAACAGTTACAAAGGCAATACGACCTATTATTGGCGAACCAGAGCATACTTGTTCGATGGATCTGATACAAGTCCATGGTCGTCACCATTTAGCTATAGAACAAAACCTGATGGTCCAGCAATCTCGTCACCAAATCTATTGCTCCCATCATACGCCTCGACTCTATCTTGGATCAACGTTCCATTTGTTTGGGACAATGTCAGCAACGCGACACATTATCAAGTTCAATATTCGACAGATGCTAACTTTAATGGCTTTACATATTGGTGGCCACCGGGAACCCAAACGTCGCTTTATTTTGGTCTCAAGCCAAAACAGGCTTACTATTGGAGAGTTGTTGCCTACACGGACTTCTCCATAAGTCAGTTTTCAGCTACATATATGTTTTACACTGGAAATCTTGCAGTCTTGAGCGAACCGACTCAAAGTTTTGACGATGGAAGTGGCCTCGATAATTACGATAATAACCTTGACCTATCTTGGCTCATTTCGCCTACTGACGCTCAGAAGATTGTGTTATCGTTCTCATCCTTCCGCACTGAGAAAAACTATGACTTTGTTACCATCTACGATGGGTCCACAACAGCTTCGCCTGTTCTAGGGAAGTTCAGTGGTTCAGCCATCCCTAATTCTATAATATCATCAGGCGGTACGATGTTAGTTCGATTCACATCTGATGGGTTTGTGGCTGATTCCGGCTGGGGAGCGAGCTACTATAGTTTAAGCGGAGACAAACTATTTCCCTCCCTTACTTTATCCACGGGAAGCTTATTTACCGGAAATAGTTTAACTCTTTATGTTAAACATATGACCAATGGTGGTGTAGTGAAATTGACCTTGTCTAGCCCAGATACAACAATTTCATCCACAGTGCTTGCGAACACACAGGGAAGTGCATCTACAACATTTTATATTCCAATTGATGCTGCCGAGGGTACATATGTTGCAAGTGCTCTCGATATTTCATCGGACAGAAGTGCTCCTAATAAATACCTGAATGTACAGCGCTCTCAGGCAGTCCCGGCTATTCTTTGGGCATCTTCCATTGCAGATACTATCTTTAGTAATCAAAAGTTTTACTTACAATGGACGGACCTGATGACAATAGGTGCGCCATATACAACTGATGGTGCGACAAGAAAATATGCTTACCGAATACAATTATCAAGCAACGACGGCCTAAGTTGGAGTCAAATAAAGACGATCAATGGAGGAGGAAGAGTGAATGATCGGATAATGATGTCAACTGATGTCAGTATACAAAATCCTGGTAGATATCAGTTTCGCATTGTCGATAGCCTGATGGCCTCGCGATCCCTGATCTCAAATAAGATCAATATAGTGACTCCACCATCAAATGCCATAGACTTAGCTTTGGCATGGGATTATAGTTACACCAGTCCTATTATCAATGCTCCGTTGGGTGTTGCGGCGGATGGAGTCTCGCGGTTGTATATGATAGCCTCATTGTCAAAGAGTGCAAGTAAAGTTCAAATCACACTTTCTGATGAGTTTGGAGATACGGACGTACGAAAGATCGGCAAAGTTATGGATGCAACGACAACTGACCAATTTAGCGATGAAGCGAACAATGCTATAAGCACATCCGCGAGTCAAAGTAGACCTATTAACGGTAACCAATACTGGTTTTGGTATGTCGCTCCTGATGATTTTGTAGGAAATAATACATCCAATCAGAATGCAAGTGAGAAAACGGTTTGGCTTACGGTGAATGCCTTACTCACCGATGGGACGAATATTTCTAAAAAGATGCCAATCAAAGTCGTAAGACCCCCGCTCTTGTTCATTCACGGTCTTGGAGGTAGCTCATCAACATGGTCTAACTTCGGTTACGATTACCAAGGAGCAAAGCAACTTTTCATAAATGATAACCGTTTTCTAGTGAAATCTGCTCCATCGATTATAAACAATGCAGGATTCAATGTCGGAAGCATATGGATTAAAAACCGGTGTGTTCAGCTTATAAGAAGCATGCGCGAGTTGGGTTATTCCTCGAATCAAGTGATGTATGTCTCACATAGCATGGGCGGTAATTATCTTCGTGCCTTTGTAGAAAATCCTTCTTACTCAACACCGACAAACTATTCCAAGGGGTATGTTAATCGAGCAATTCTACTTGATTGCCCTAATGATGGGTCTCCTCTTGCAAATTTACTTTCGGCAGAAATCATTCCATTCATCAACCAAAATATATATGCTCGCGATCTAATCAAAACTTGGTACCTATTCGACCCTAGTATAGCCGTAAATCGCATGTCAGCAGCCTTTCTTCAATTCAATGGAGATTGGCCAAATCTTAACTACATATCACCCACAGATGCAATTCTAGATTTGCGGACGATTTTACAAGGTGGACATGTCTTTGCAAAAACAAATGTCCCGGCACACTTAGTTGCTGGTGATTTCTTTGCTGGTATTCAGGGTTGGCCAGATGTTCCCCCTGAACTCTGGAGCGCCATAACGAATGGGCAAGATTTTCTAGAATTGATGGATAAACTATCCGATATATTAGTGGTGATCTATCCGCCAGCCGGTGCGGCAGCTAAAGAGACCACAGATCTAGCGTTGCGCACAATGTTAATTCTTGACTATGCATTGAAAGCGTATTCCACGACCTCTTTTTTACTTGACAGTGACATAATGGTCTCAATTCAAAGTCAACTCGCTGGGTTAGAAACGAACGCTGCAAATGTCTCGGTATTTGACAATGTGATCCATTGGGGTGATTGGTCTAATTCTGTTACTTCTCGTCTCGACGTAGGTGACTTAGTCAGCAATTTATTGAACATCAATTCTAACAGTAACACATTTGGTTCCATTCCAACTAATTCAACATTTGCAAAGATACTGGCATCTCAGGGGTCGGGAACTTCTGCCTCGGTTCGTTTCGGTGTAAAGACTACTGGATTAAGAATAGTATCTCTTTCCGACACAACAAATCTTCTTGTAGACAGCACTTTGAACATCCACTTTAGTTTACAGGATACAGCAGGTCTTCAATATGTAAAGCTATTCTTCCAAGGAAAGTCATATATTTCATACGACCGAGCATTCGATCAAGGTTTCACAATTCAAGTAAGCGGTACATATTTGAATGATCAGCCTTTAGAAATCCTTTCTGTTTATAGATCGGGCGACTCAACTTACTGGTCATATGACAAGCGATTAATGAAGGTTAATACACTGTCCCAGGTTAGCAACTTTTATGCGAGACCCAAGGTAGTCGAAATTCCTGTTGGCCAACGTTTTTCACCGGAATATCTTGCCGTTTACAGCACATTTTTGTCAAAAGTTTCCTCCAATAGTTCAGATTTGCATATATCAATTCAGAATCCGAGTGTACTATCATTGAACTCCGGTACAAACATGTTCACGGGAAAATCGAAAGGTGAAACATCTGTAATAATTGCCTATAAAGGATTGACAGATACAATGTTCTTTGCTGTGGATGACAGCGCAGTAATCACTGGGGTGCCCCATATCGGTGACGTGCAACTGCCGACACATTTTAGCTTGAATCAAAATTATCCAAATCCTTTTAATCCGTCTACAAGCATTTCTTACGACTTACCCGTGTCGGGAAGAGTCGCCCTGGAGATTTATGATTTACTGGGAAGAAAGGTAAAAATCATTGTTGATGAATGGCAGCAGGCTGGTGCTTACACTGCGCATATTAATATGAATGGTTTCTCATCTGGCGTGTACTTTTTCCGGATTAAGTTCCAAGAGTATATTGCAGTACGCAAAATGCTCCTATTGAAATGA
- a CDS encoding T9SS type A sorting domain-containing protein, translating to MKNIFRFLFAVFCLFTTTNSLLSQWIPTNTGLTSAWFSTLAVNGTNLFAGTLLGGGIFLSTNNGESWTAVNNGLTNTYIHTLTVSGTDLFAGTNGGVFLSTNNGTKWIVASNGLTNTDVRALTVIGTNLFAGTYGGGVFRSTNNGTSWTSLSTGITNTSVWSFAVLGTNLFAGTYGGGIFLSTNNGTSWTQVNTGLTNTDVRTLTVSGPNLFAGTWGGGVFLSTNNGTSWTGVNTGLTNLGLAVTALANSGTDLFAGTYGGVFSSTNNGTSWRMVNTGLADTLIYSLAVSGTNLFAGNYSGVWRRPLSEMIIIATPTAPTLVAPSDGATAIPTNVSLTWNVPSEDVSYQLQVSTNSSFSTTVVNQSSITSTLYSISGLVDNTTYYWRVNATNIAGTSVWSQIWSFTTLIDGHGQWSQTNGPNSGAISSLAISGTNLFAGIYDNGIFLSTNNGTSWVAASSGLTNYNVRALALSGANIFAGTYGGGVFLSTNNGTSWTQVNTGMTSYNVNALTVSGTNIFAGTDYGIFLSANNGTSWTAVNSGLPYDYYYNYSSVSALTVSGTNIFAGTYDDGIFLSTNNGTRWNQVINGLTQVNAFAVSGTTIFAGTDGGGVYCSTDNVIYWSASYNYGLTNTHVNALVVSGINLFAGTNSGVFLSIDNGTIWNEVNNGLADKYIRTLIVSGTNLFAGSSGGLVWRRPLTEMITSVEKTSIDLPKHFSLSQNYPNPFNPSTNISFSLLSKSFVSLRVFDLIGREVATLISQEKSAGTYHVTFDASKLRSGVYFYRLQAGNYTETKKLVLLK from the coding sequence ATGAAAAACATTTTCAGATTCCTCTTTGCGGTGTTTTGCTTATTCACCACTACGAATTCATTGCTTTCCCAATGGATACCAACAAACACCGGTTTGACGAGCGCGTGGTTCAGCACTCTTGCTGTCAACGGCACAAATCTCTTTGCGGGAACGCTACTTGGCGGCGGCATTTTTCTCTCGACCAACAACGGCGAAAGCTGGACAGCAGTTAACAACGGCTTGACGAACACTTATATTCATACCCTTACTGTCTCTGGCACGGATCTCTTTGCTGGGACTAATGGCGGCGTTTTTCTTTCTACCAACAACGGCACAAAATGGATTGTGGCGAGTAATGGCTTGACGAACACTGATGTTCGTGCCCTTACCGTCATCGGCACAAATCTCTTTGCTGGGACTTACGGTGGTGGCGTTTTTCGTTCCACTAACAACGGGACGAGCTGGACTTCATTAAGTACCGGCATTACGAACACTTCTGTCTGGTCTTTTGCCGTTTTAGGAACGAATCTCTTTGCCGGGACGTATGGCGGTGGCATTTTTCTCTCGACCAACAACGGTACAAGTTGGACTCAAGTTAACACCGGCTTAACGAACACTGATGTTCGTACCCTTACCGTCTCCGGACCGAATCTCTTTGCCGGTACGTGGGGCGGAGGCGTTTTTCTTTCGACCAACAATGGCACGAGCTGGACTGGAGTGAATACAGGCTTGACGAACCTTGGGTTAGCGGTCACTGCTCTTGCCAACAGCGGCACAGATCTTTTTGCCGGAACTTATGGCGGTGTTTTTAGTTCCACCAACAATGGTACGAGTTGGAGAATGGTTAACACAGGTTTGGCGGATACTCTGATCTATTCGCTTGCCGTCTCGGGCACGAATCTCTTTGCCGGGAATTATAGTGGCGTTTGGAGGCGACCGCTATCAGAGATGATTATCATTGCCACTCCTACCGCACCAACACTGGTTGCGCCTTCAGATGGAGCCACGGCAATCCCAACCAATGTTTCGCTCACATGGAATGTACCCAGTGAAGATGTTTCGTATCAGTTGCAAGTATCAACCAATTCAAGTTTCTCCACCACTGTGGTGAATCAAAGTAGCATCACCTCAACATTATATTCCATCAGTGGTCTTGTGGACAATACTACCTACTATTGGCGTGTCAATGCAACTAATATTGCCGGAACAAGTGTGTGGTCACAAATATGGAGCTTTACTACGCTCATAGATGGGCATGGTCAATGGTCCCAAACCAATGGCCCCAATAGTGGTGCCATTTCTTCCCTTGCTATTTCAGGCACAAATCTCTTTGCTGGAATTTATGATAACGGGATTTTTCTTTCCACTAACAATGGTACAAGTTGGGTCGCGGCGAGTTCAGGCTTGACGAATTATAATGTCCGTGCACTTGCCCTCTCCGGCGCGAATATCTTTGCCGGGACGTATGGCGGTGGTGTTTTTCTTTCCACCAATAACGGAACAAGCTGGACTCAAGTTAATACTGGCATGACGAGCTATAATGTCAATGCTCTTACTGTCTCCGGCACTAATATCTTTGCCGGGACTGATTACGGCATCTTTCTTTCGGCCAACAATGGTACAAGCTGGACTGCGGTCAATTCAGGATTACCATATGATTATTATTATAACTATTCCTCTGTCAGTGCTCTAACCGTCTCCGGCACAAATATCTTTGCTGGGACTTATGATGATGGCATCTTTCTTTCCACCAACAATGGTACACGCTGGAATCAAGTCATTAATGGCTTGACACAGGTCAATGCTTTTGCCGTTTCCGGCACGACTATTTTTGCGGGAACTGATGGAGGAGGCGTCTATTGTTCTACCGACAACGTCATATACTGGAGTGCAAGTTACAATTACGGCTTGACAAACACTCATGTCAATGCTCTTGTCGTCTCCGGCATAAATCTCTTTGCGGGGACTAATAGCGGCGTTTTTCTATCCATCGACAATGGCACAATTTGGAATGAAGTCAATAACGGCTTAGCCGACAAATATATCAGAACTCTTATAGTCTCCGGCACGAATCTTTTTGCCGGTTCTTCTGGTGGTCTCGTATGGCGGCGACCGTTGACGGAAATGATCACATCAGTGGAAAAAACCTCAATCGATTTGCCGAAGCATTTCAGTCTTTCTCAAAACTATCCCAATCCCTTTAATCCGTCAACGAATATTTCTTTCAGTCTTTTATCAAAATCGTTCGTGTCACTTAGGGTATTTGATTTGATAGGAAGAGAAGTGGCAACGCTCATAAGTCAGGAAAAGTCGGCGGGTACTTATCACGTTACGTTTGATGCAAGCAAGCTGCGGAGCGGTGTTTATTTTTATCGCTTGCAGGCTGGAAATTATACTGAGACAAAAAAATTAGTATTACTCAAATAG